Proteins encoded by one window of Vitis riparia cultivar Riparia Gloire de Montpellier isolate 1030 chromosome 11, EGFV_Vit.rip_1.0, whole genome shotgun sequence:
- the LOC117925038 gene encoding elongation factor Ts, mitochondrial, with the protein MACSLVSKRPLIILRNCLSNSTWARRSPLYLDDADSQCQFGIFPRRFSAEAPASEHMNLIKQLRERTSSPIKDVKAALIDCNWDIEAAQKELRKRGKVLASKMSARTAAQGLLALAQNETKAAVIELNCETDFVARNDIFQYLASSLAKLALSVENPSLSAAGVSPVGPEYLEDLKMNFDHPKFSGETTVQNAIIEVAAMMGENVRLRRGFLMSTENGIVSTYLHSCPRPGLGRIAGVLSLEAEDRPSSSDALQRVGSELAMHVVAAKPLFLTRELVSSEAMESEREILKSQAESTGKSQLAIEKMVEGRLKKYVEEVVLMEQKFVVNDSINVKTVLNNLSKEVGSSVKIGSFFRMEVGEGIQREGTSSSSEPVAQAA; encoded by the exons ATGGCTTGCTCTCTAGTCTCCAAACGCCCTCTCATCATCCTCCGTAACTGCCTCAGCAATTCCACATGGGCAAGACGAAGTCCCCTTTATTTGGATGATGCCGATTCACAGTGTCAGTTTGGCATCTTCCCGAGAAGATTCAGTGCTGAAGCGCCCGCTTCCGAGCACATGAATCTGATCAAGCAGTTGAGGGAGAGGACCAGTTCTCCAATCAAGGATGTCAAGGCGGCTCTCATTGACTGCAATTGGGACATTG AGGCGGCTCAGAAAGAGCTGAGAAAAAGAGGGAAGGTTTTAGCTTCGAAAATGTCGGCTCGAACTGCTGCTCAGGGTTTGCTTGCGCTGGCGCAGAATGAGACTAAGGCTGCTGTTATTGAGCTTAACTGTGAAACGGACTTTGTTGCGAGGAATGATATATTTCAGTACTTG GCCTCATCTTTAGCAAAGCTGGCTTTGTCGGTTGAAAATCCTTCTCTCAGTGCTGCTGGGGTTTCTCCTGTTGGCCCAGAGTATTTGGAG GACTTGAAGATgaattttgatcatccaaaatttAGTGGAGAAACAACAGTTCAAAATGCAATTATAGAAGTGGCCGCAATGATGGGTGAGAATGTAAGACTCAGAAGGGGTTTTCTGATGTCTACAGAAAATGGCATTGTTTCTACCTATCTCCATTCATGTCCCCGACCAG GTTTGGGCCGCATTGCTGGAGTGCTATCTCTTGAAGCAGAGGACCGGCCCTCTTCATCAGATGCTCTCCAGCGTGTTGGATCAGAATTGGCAATGCATGTAGTAGCAGCAAAACCATTATTTTTAACAAGGGAACTTGTTTCTTCTGAAGCCATGGAGAGTGAACGTGAAATTCTCAAGTCACAG GCAGAATCTACAGGGAAGTCTCAGCTGGCCATAGAGAAAATGGTAGAAGGTCGTCTGAAAAAATATGTGGAGGAAGTAGTTCTGATGGAGCAAAAGTTTGTTGTAAATGATTCTATTAATGTAAAG ACAGTATTGAATAATCTATcaaaggaagtggggtcatctgTGAAGATTGGGAGTTTCTTCAGAATGGAAGTTGGAGAAGGAATTCAGAG GGAAGGAACATCCAGTTCATCTGAACCTGTGGCTCAGGCTGCTTAA